In the Trichoderma atroviride chromosome 4, complete sequence genome, CAATTTCTACCGCTCATGTTAGAGGAGTTCTATGATGCTATTCATTAATCGTACAATTTACTATAGCCGCTATGGCAACCTGCTCACACTTTAGTGTTTCTTAATACATGTCTTCATCCTCAAGCCGGAAGCTTGAACGCTCCCGTGACACGATGTGTAAACACGCCCTTCGGATCAACCCTTTCACGGACTTTCTTTAACCTCTCTATACTCTCTTTCCCATAACTAGCAATCGGATCCTGCCACGGCGCTGCGTAGTTTACATACACAAACGGATCATACTCACCAagctcttttgctcttgtttcAATGTCCACAAGCATCTTGCGTGCTGTCTTCTCAACCTTGGCGTCATCTGCCTCGTCCGTCCACATGGCCGTTAAGAGAGTGATAACTAGGGGCTTGTTCCTATCCGAGAGGCCCAGGCTGTTGGTTGTGTCTGCTTTCTTGTAGAATATTGTAGGTAGAGGCTCGAGAGAGATGGACCATACAATGTTGGCGACATCTTCAACGATggagatgctcttcttccagcaagagaagacggTTTTCAGCACGTCCAAATTGGGGCCGTGGGTGGTTTGAAGACTGAATTGGCTGTTGGTTATGACATGTCAGCAAATCGAACTTGGCTTACACAGAGCTTTTGATACACAGGGACTGAGGAGAATCAAATGCTAATACTTACCGTAGGCCATATGGAGAGTAGACCGCCTGCTCCCTAGAAATCTCCCCCATGCCAGCCAGCCGCATCGTGCTCATCACATTGGGAATTTGAAGCAACGGCTCGAAAACAGGCAAGCTCTCCGCGGGCTTGGTATACTCGACGCTATTGACAATGCCGGCGCCTCGTCCCGCCCCAAAGCCAAAACTGGTGATGAGGCTGGCGTATTCGTCATAGTCTTCAGCTGAAGCAAAATCCTGAAATGCCTTGAGGTTGTCGTCGATAGTGTCGAGATTGTGGAAGAGAGACCCGCCCCAGATTTGGCCCTGCTCGAAAGCAGCAAAGTCGAAGCGTGTTACCACGCCAAAGTTGTTAGTTCCGCCTCTCAACGCAACAAGAAGGTCTTGGTTCTCCTTGTCGTTGGCATTCACGATGGATCCATCCGCCAACACCACCTGGAAGTTGGTGACGGTGTCGCAGGTCCAGCCAAACCGGGGCGAAAAGTACGAGATGCCTCCTCCGAGAGTCAAGCCGCCGACGCCTACCGGGGCGGACCGGCAGCCGGCGACGGAAAGGCCGATTGCGTCTAGCTCATCGTAGACTTGCCCCCATTTTGCGCCGGGGCCGATCGATACCGTCTTCCGATCCTCGCTCACTTGGATGGAGTTGAGGCAGCTCAGGTCGATGGTTACGCCGTCATCTACATTTGCGGACCCGGCATCGACAGCATGGCCGCCGGATCGAATAGCGAGCCGGATTGGGTTGCCATCCTGGTCTTCAGCACTGGATAGAAGGCGAACTGTCTCAGCAACATCTTCCGAACTTTTGGGGGAGATGACGACTATGGGTCGGAGCTGAGACTGTTGCTGCGCAAAGTACGAAGCATTGGAAGAGGCATAGCCGTCGGACCCTGGATGAAAGACCTTTTCGGGCCCGAGCGTTGACAGCAGCGTTGAAAGCAACGTTTGAATCTGGCGATTGTATTCATGCGTTAGGTGTCTGGTTGCAGCGGAGGGTGGAGAAGGGGGGGACATGGCTGCTATAATGCGCCCACTTACATGATGAGACTCTGCCATGTTAAGACTTGTTGGTTTACAAAAGGGCttaaagaaacaaaagaaaatctaCCAAGTGGCGACTTGCAAATCGGGAATTAGTGGAAACTCCCTAGATTCTCAAAGATAGGCCGTCCAGCGAGGAGAGATGCGGGCCTGCTACAGTAATAAAGAGAGCCATTCTTGAAACAGGCTACCTCTCGGAGACTCGGATGTGGGGAGAAGATGGTATAATTATGTTGGGCATTCGATACATGCACAAACTGGCTAAGAACCTGGAACGATAAGACAATAGCCCATGTTAAGCGAGGTGACGGTGACACATGGGTCGAGGGATGTGGGAACAGTCTCAATTAAAAGGAACACTTTCCATGTCTCCGGGTGTCTCCCATCCGCGGAGTTTGTTGTCCGCATCGTGATTATGTGACCTGTTTATCCTCCACAAGGAAAAGCGCTCTGGGCATATATATCCATATaatgagacaaaaaaaaaaaagagagagagatccCATAGCAGGCTATAACAAGTCCAAGAGTTGCGCGCATTTGTTGAGCATTTGCCCCTAGCAAATAGCGGCCCGATCCATCGTTCCATCTGTGATCCCCACAGTGGGAGAGCTGAAAACCACTGCGGAATAGTATCGCGCCAGTTTCCCGGAAAGAAATAGCAGTGAATTCGGAATGTTGGCACGAAACAGAAAAGTAATTGAAACCCGTAactattataactttttttttttttttttttagaaaaagcaggaaataagaagaacaaaaagaaaaaagaagcttttccGTCCAGCTCCGAATCATCAGACGCGATGAAAAATCTAGTAATTGCTCTCgcttgttgctgctttgCCATAGACAATCTCATCGAGAGGTACGGCGACGCCTTCAGTTGTTGCAACCATGGGTTCTCAAAACACAGGCTTTTGAAAGCATCTCAAATCTGAGGGCTcctcgaagacgatgacTCAAGTAGCACTTTTGCATATGCCTTGATCCGGACTCCCATTCAGCCCTTTTGCAAATCTCTCATGATGAGCTTCCACAATGTTTTATACTTTCTTAATCGGTTCGAATTGTCGTCATAGCAAGTTGAGTGTCTCATATTCGTGATTACAATCCGAGATTGCATGTCGTCCAAGGTTTTCACCATATTAGGCAAGTCAAGCCATTCGCCAGACATGATGGCCGCCATATCATTCCATTCATGCGGCTGCCCTGTGAGATGGTAAATTGTGTCTCGTACTTGGTCGAAATCTATATCTGCGATTGATTCGGTATCGAAGGACTCCCCCATCGCAGTTGGCTTTTTCCaatactcttcttcattccGGATGGCCGGCTGCAGCAAATCAAGTAGTGCCTTGGCGCTTCGTTGACTTGGGCCATCCTATTCAATTCATAGAATACGGTTTGCCATTCGCGGCATTTCATAGGCGGTGCAGTCCCTAAATATTTCATGATGGGTGCGGCTAAAAGAGACTCTCCTCATCCACCTTACCCTCCCTGCTAGCTCTGGGTGTCATCTCAAAAGATGAGTTTGCGAATTCTTCTTCCGTCAGTCTGCCTTCTGTAGCGGTGATGAGTCCTTGCTGGTTGATATAGAGGCTGTGATCCTCTTTCATAGTGATGATACCGTCTGTAATGAGTGAATTCAAATATTGGCGTTGACGGTGTAGAAAAGTTCGTTTCTCAGCTGAATCCTTTGTATCTAACGGACTATTGTGAGTTGATGAGATAATTGGAGATTCTTTCGACAAGGGATGGATCATCCATGTCGtctggaaagaaagaagaacacAAATAGAGGTAAAGTGAAAGAATAACGGATAAGGGGTTTTAATTTAGTAGAGAATAACTTCTGAGGGTAAAAGAAGAGTAGTTGAGAAGGCGAGCTTTGAGGAACATAATATCACTAAAGTGGGAGCTCGCAGGAGGTGTCAAGGAAATAAGAAGAGGCGGAgcagtagaagaaaaaaaagtaaacaaaaggaggagaaaacGCACTGACGCTCGATTATTGAACGAGTGTAGGCTCATCAGCTTCGCTCAAGATAGAGTCTACCATGCCAGAGATACAAACAGCACCTCGCAATCTTGGCTGTCAATCAAGTCACTTTCGCAGAGTTACTAGCCACAACAGCTCAAAATGACCACACCGCCATCCAAATGGACTATCTCTTTGTAGTTGCATCCTCGTATGATGTGGATGTTATATCTCGCCTACATATATCACGAACTCAATCTATAGTGGCTTAACGTGTCAGTTCGACTCATTTCTTTCCAAATATATTacatttcatcatctctaCTGAACCACAATTGCACCGTTCCACTCCTTGACGGGAATCCTCCTTAGTAACTCCTGATTCGTGAAACACCTATCCAGGTCTACTTCCGGAATAATCAACTGCAGACTTCCAACCCTTTCCCACCGTGCTTCAAACGAATCAGACTCAACCCTCTGCAGCGTCAAGAATCTTGCCCTTCCATGCTCCGCGCGGGGTCTCTGAGCCGTAAAGATGAGCACACTGACAAGTTCACCGGTGTAGTGTTTCTGAGTCCACTCCTCCtcggtgatggagatggacatgCTGACAAACGCCAGCCTGCCGGCGATGCGATACCATTTCTTGTCCCACTCCTGTCTTTCGGCCTGGTATCGGCGCTTCTCGCCTGCTCGGCCCGCTAAGCGCCTCCATTCCCAGCTCCCCTTGATTTCGTGCCGGACCGAATATCTCAAAACGAGGGGCTTGCGTATCTCCAACAGCATGGGTACCTTTTCTTCTAACAAATCTGCCGAATAGAGATTCAGTAGTCGTAGGCATACCGGCTCGCAAGCGCATCTCAGATACAGATCTGCTGCCCACACCAAATGAACTTGAAGTGGCTCGGCTGTGATCAAATCTCCCATGAAGACGCTGTGCTCGTCTGACGGCGGTGCTCGCCACGATACGGTGCCCTGCCATCCTGCCCAAGTCCAGGACGGTAGATGCGTCCTGCGTTCGCATGGCTCTGCGATAAACATCTGGTGCTCATCGCCGCTGCGGTGATACCATGAGCAGACTGAGAGGGCGAATGTGATGTGAGCACCCGTGAGGTCAACCAGTATATCGTCTATCCACATTGGGATACCGAGGTATATGCGCAATCTCTTGTCTCTGAACATGCCGACGATGCCAAGAAAGGCCTTTAGAGAATCTCCGCCATGACTTAGCTTTCTTGCTGAAAAGGCTCGAATGTGATCGTCTAGGGCCCGCAGCTGTGTATTCATAGACCCTTCATCTTGGGCGGGAAAGCCGTACTCCAACCTGTGCTCATCGGTTTGTATAACATCTCTGTAATACTTTTCTGAAAATTCACCACCAGATGACTCGCTTTTGAAGATGCCACCCAGCATGTAGTCCTCCATATGCTGCCCCTGTGGCGTCGGAGGGGAGATTTCTCTCCTGCGCAAATCGGCGGCGTTAGGATTCTCAACAGGAGTGTGGTTTTTATGGACCAACTCCAAGGGTATCTGGAGAGACTCTTGCGCTGCCATACATCGACACTCCCAATAGGCTTGATTTTCAGTAAACACCAGGCGCCTGTTCGACAAGACCCCTTCTTGGTATGTCCACCCCCTTGTCCAATATTCAGAGGCTAGAATCTCTTGACGGGGATCTTGAAGCGCAGAAACTAGCAAACTGCCGTCCTCTAACAAaatctttggctgcttctttcGAGGGGTCGATCGAACACCTGGAAGGCCATCGCTAGCTCCTGACCCAGACGCCGAAACAATGGTGAGCTCAGCATACTCGTATATCGTAGTCATTCGAGAGATGAGATAGTCTTTCTCTACCGGGTCGGATTGGTTGATACACAGTCGATCAACCCACAGGTATCGTAATCCTAACCGACGTGACACATCAACGGCGTCAAGGACAGTAGCCGGCCAATCCACCAAGTCCTCTTGTCGCTGGCCCCAGACATAACTAAGCGCGACGTATTCAACCCCCCAAGGCATCGAAACCACGGTCGGAGGGTCTTGTTCACAATCAATTACACGAAATCCCTTTGTGATTGTATCGCCCTTGGTTGGACGGCAGCACGAGCTCAAGTGCCGCTTTTGGCAGAAGGAGAACCAGTCTTGGACAATGGCAAAATCGATTTTGCCATTGAGTTGCCTTGCttccagcagcggcggcttctCTTCGTGGGCCGTGTCGGGCTGTAGGAGATAGATGGGCCCAACAGCCGGAATATCCTTGTCAAGCCAGTGTTCATCATGGCCCGACTGCGGTATTGACGGTATATCCGGCACAACGCTCATCCATACTGTATCCCGGGTGTGGTGCCAAGCATGGCTCATCTTCAGTCCTGATAGACCAAACATCCAGCTTTCGCTGCTGCAAAAGGCAAGAAGTTTATAATTCTCATGGCGTCTATTCGCTTGTATTCTCATAGACCAGAAGAAACGGCAAAGAGGGCATGTCGCATTTCTTGACAAGCGCTTTCCGAACGAGTGCGCAAAAAAGGCATCTCCGTAGAATAGAGGACCGCCAGTGCGGCTATGGAATAGTTTGGAGGGGCGCTTGACGATGCCGTTTCTGGCTCGTTTGAAGGCATCGGAGGCTTTGACGAAGCTGGTGTTGATGTCGAGAAGCTTGCAATCTTGGCAAAGCTCATTTGCATGTCGGCCATTGGCTTTGAGGCGCTTATTTCCGTTTCCTGGTTCGGGGCCTTTATCGTCTTCGCGCGGCCTTTTATAGTCCATATTGTATTCTCTCTTATAATTCTTTTCGTTGAATGCGCTgcagaaaaagggaaagaggaAAAGTAGAAGTATACATCCAAGTCATGAAACAACTGGCGGATGTCCGCGCATAATATTCCAGCGCTTCTTGTACAGCCTCAGCTGAGATGCCATTGCGATAGTGGTGTGGGAGGCCCGCGACTCGAGAACGGCCTGTGAGGCTTACAAGGCGTTCTTGAGCATATTTGCAGGGGTGTTGGATCCAGGCAGCGGCCGCTATAAAGGCCATTTTGTTTCGCAAAGCGCTTAAAATAAACTCGCGGCAATTATTTTAATCATTCAGACAGATGCTTTGATTGAAGACAAGAGTTGTTGTTtcttgccatcttcaagtgGTGGAGCGAGATTGACATTTCCGCCTAGTCTTTGTCTTATCATGCATCGTGTATTCTGTATACAGCTTCAGACTCCAACCCAAAGCCCGGGAGAATGCCTTAGTCAACTAGAAAGTAGTAGAGTAGTTGCATGTGACCATTGTTTTATTAGCATAATCATACCTCCTGATCGTGCAGTAACTGATAGAACAAACCCATCTTCACCAGATTGTCGACACCTAACTATTTAATCTCGGTCTCAGGAAATGGCTTTAATCTATCCAGAGGACCCTGACCTCCCGATCTATCTAGCGGCCCTTTATCCATCTAGATCTACCTAGCCGGCCCTGATTAATCTAATTTACTTTTGAGTCTATACGAAtaagcagcttctttttcttctcctggaAATGCCGTCCCTCTCCACGCTGCTACATAAACGCCCCAAAAGCCGGTGATTGGCGCGAGTGCTGCCGACGGATAAAGTTGTCCATCGTGGAACAACTGCCTCGCCAATCCTATCCGCTCCAATGACGACATTTGCAGCGGAGCAATTCTATGGAGAAATCCATCGTGCGGAAACATGGCGCCGCGGGGCATTGATCTTTGGTGGGGGATTTTTCTGGACATATATTCGGCCTGGGTAAAATGGAACGCTGCCTAATCTCGACTTATATGCATTTGATGTATTTTAACCTCTCATAAACCTTTTCTCTTGGTTGTTCTACTCTTTAATAGACAAGCATAGTATTTTATTGTAATCACCACCATGGCTCGACCATATGAAGGCAAACTCGCAATCGTTACTGGTGCCTCACGAGGTTCGTATTTAGCCGCCACTAACATGGACTCATCGGACACAATCTGCTAACACGCAAGAAACAAAGGCATTGGAGCTGGAGTAGCCAAGCGGCTCgcagccaaaggcagcaacgTTCTCGTTACTTTTACTTCAGAATCATCCAAAGATCTGGCACAGGAGATTGTCCAAGAACTCAAAACAAAGCACAATGTCCACAGCCAGTCTATCCAGACGGATCTCACCCAAGCAACCAACGCAGCAACCGTCATTCTCGAGGCCGCGAAAAGCCTCTTCCACAGCTACAACCCCCAGGGGAAATTCCAAGTCGACATCCTCATCAACAATGCCGGCGTCTCGTCAAACCAGCACATGAACGACCCCAAAAAGGGCGCCATTACCGAAGCCGAGTTCACGCGAGTCTACGCCGTCAACGTGCTGGCACCGCTGCTCCTAACGCAGACCGTGGCGCCATATCTGCCTACAGACCGCTCAGGCCGCATCGTCAACGTCTCCAGCGTCTCATCCTCTATTGGCTACATCGGCCAATCTGTCTACGCGGGCAGCAAAGGCGCCCTCGAAGTCATGACCCGGACATGGGCCCGCGAACTCTCGGAGCGAGCAACCGTCAACTCAGTCAACCCTGGACCTGTTTGGGGCGACATGTACGCTGAAGCAGGCCCGGCATTCTGGTCTACGAACCAGCCATTCGTGGATGTGGCTCCGCTGACGGCCTACAATGGCGAGGCCAACGTGCTGGAGCAAGTGGGACAAGATGCCGACAAGTTTGACAAGCTCGTGCGAGGAGGTATGGGTGGACGACGGCCCGGTtttgttgatgagattgcTGGGACGATTGACATGTTGTGCACGGAGGAGAGTGGATGGACGACGGGGAGCGTGGTTTGCGCAAACGGGGGAATGAGGATGAACCTGGCATAGATTAAACATCAAATC is a window encoding:
- a CDS encoding uncharacterized protein (EggNog:ENOG41) is translated as MAESHHIQTLLSTLLSTLGPEKVFHPGSDGYASSNASYFAQQQSQLRPIVVISPKSSEDVAETVRLLSSAEDQDGNPIRLAIRSGGHAVDAGSANVDDGVTIDLSCLNSIQVSEDRKTVSIGPGAKWGQVYDELDAIGLSVAGCRSAPVGVGGLTLGGGISYFSPRFGWTCDTVTNFQVVLADGSIVNANDKENQDLLVALRGGTNNFGVVTRFDFAAFEQGQIWGGSLFHNLDTIDDNLKAFQDFASAEDYDEYASLITSFGFGAGRGAGIVNSVEYTKPAESLPVFEPLLQIPNVMSTMRLAGMGEISREQAVYSPYGLRQFSLQTTHGPNLDVLKTVFSCWKKSISIVEDVANIVWSISLEPLPTIFYKKADTTNSLGLSDRNKPLVITLLTAMWTDEADDAKVEKTARKMLVDIETRAKELGEYDPFVYVNYAAPWQDPIASYGKESIERLKKVRERVDPKGVFTHRVTGAFKLPA
- a CDS encoding uncharacterized protein (EggNog:ENOG41) is translated as MARPYEGKLAIVTGASRGIGAGVAKRLAAKGSNVLVTFTSESSKDLAQEIVQELKTKHNVHSQSIQTDLTQATNAATVILEAAKSLFHSYNPQGKFQVDILINNAGVSSNQHMNDPKKGAITEAEFTRVYAVNVLAPLLLTQTVAPYLPTDRSGRIVNVSSVSSSIGYIGQSVYAGSKGALEVMTRTWARELSERATVNSVNPGPVWGDMYAEAGPAFWSTNQPFVDVAPLTAYNGEANVLEQVGQDADKFDKLVRGGMGGRRPGFVDEIAGTIDMLCTEESGWTTGSVVCANGGMRMNLA
- a CDS encoding uncharacterized protein (EggNog:ENOG41); amino-acid sequence: MDYKRPREDDKGPEPGNGNKRLKANGRHANELCQDCKLLDINTSFVKASDAFKRARNGIVKRPSKLFHSRTGGPLFYGDAFFAHSFGKRLSRNATCPLCRFFWSMRIQANRRHENYKLLAFCSSESWMFGLSGLKMSHAWHHTRDTVWMSVVPDIPSIPQSGHDEHWLDKDIPAVGPIYLLQPDTAHEEKPPLLEARQLNGKIDFAIVQDWFSFCQKRHLSSCCRPTKGDTITKGFRVIDCEQDPPTVVSMPWGVEYVALSYVWGQRQEDLVDWPATVLDAVDVSRRLGLRYLWVDRLCINQSDPVEKDYLISRMTTIYEYAELTIVSASGSGASDGLPGVRSTPRKKQPKILLEDGSLLVSALQDPRQEILASEYWTRGWTYQEGVLSNRRLVFTENQAYWECRCMAAQESLQIPLELVHKNHTPVENPNAADLRRREISPPTPQGQHMEDYMLGGIFKSESSGGEFSEKYYRDVIQTDEHRLEYGFPAQDEGSMNTQLRALDDHIRAFSARKLSHGGDSLKAFLGIVGMFRDKRLRIYLGIPMWIDDILVDLTGAHITFALSVCSWYHRSGDEHQMFIAEPCERRTHLPSWTWAGWQGTVSWRAPPSDEHSVFMGDLITAEPLQVHLVWAADLYLRCACEPVCLRLLNLYSADLLEEKVPMLLEIRKPLVLRYSVRHEIKGSWEWRRLAGRAGEKRRYQAERQEWDKKWYRIAGRLAFVSMSISITEEEWTQKHYTGELVSVLIFTAQRPRAEHGRARFLTLQRVESDSFEARWERVGSLQLIIPEVDLDRCFTNQELLRRIPVKEWNGAIVVQ